The following DNA comes from Amycolatopsis albispora.
GTTCTCCAGCCGCAGCCCGCCGGACGACTCCAGCCGCGCCTTCGAGCCCAGCTCGTCACGCAGGCGGACGGCTTCCGCGCACCGGGCCGGGGTGAAGTTGTCGAGCAGCACCTCGTCCGCGCCCGCCCGCAACGCTTCTTCGAGCTGCGTCAGGTCGTCCACTTCGACCTCGCACGCCAGCTCGGCGGCGTGCTCACGCGCCGCCCGCAGCGCCGCGGTCACCGAACCGGCCGCCACCACGTGGTTGTCCTTGATCAGCACGGCGTCACCGAGGCCGAAGCGGTGGTTGACCCCGCCGCCGCAGCGCACCGCGTACTTCTCCAGCAATCGCAGCCCCGGCAGGGTTTTGCGGGAATCGCGGATGGCGCAGCCCGTACCCTCCACTTCGGACACCCAGGCCGCGGTGGTGGTGGCGATGCCGGACAGGTGGCACAGCAGGTTCAGCGCGGTCCGCTCGGCGGTCAGCAGGCCGCGCACCGGGCCGCGCACCACGAGCGCCGGTTCGCCGGCGGCCAGCCAGCTCCCGTCCACGCGCCGCTCGAGCACCTCGTAGGCATCCAGCACCCGGTCCAGCACGGCCAGCGCCGGGCCCACACCCGCCAGCGTGCCCGCCACGCGCGGGGTGAACGCCGCCGTGGACACCACGCCGTCGGGCACGGTCGCCTGCGTGGTCGCGTCGGCGCCGTAACGCAGGTCCTCGGACAGCGCCGTGTCGACCACGCGCAGTACGTCGGTCACGTCGAGGCCGCCCTCGGCCAGGATTTCGCGGGTCAGCTCGTTCATGCCACCACTTCCTGCAGGATCGGATCGGCCAGCACCGGCTGCCCCGACGGGCTCAACCGGATCAGCTGCCCGCGCTGCCACGCCGCGTCCCGCTCGGGGAAGTCCAGCCGCACGTGGCAGCCACGCGACTCGGTGCGCCGCGCGGCCGAGGCGACCAGTGCCTGCGCCGCCAGCGTCAGCGCCGCGTCCTCCACTTCGGACTGAGTCTTAAGTGGACTGTCGCTGGTGGCCAGGTCGAGCACCGAGCCCAGCACCGCGAGCCCGTCGGCGTCGCGGCCGATCGCGGCGTACCGGCTCATCGCCCGCTGCAGCGCGTCCCGCTCGGCCGCCTCGACGTGACGGCATTCCGGCGCCAGCCCGTGCCGCGGATCGGCGAGCACCCCCGACGCCAGGTCGGCGGCCGCGGCCTCGGCGACCCGCTCCCCCATCACCAGGCCCTCCAGCAGGCTGTTCGACGCCAGCCGGTTCGCCCCGTGCAGGCCGGTCCGCGCCACCTCGCCCGCCGCGTACAGCCCGGTCACGCCGGTCCGCCCGGTCGCGTCGGTCACCACACCACCGCAGGCGAAGTGCGCGG
Coding sequences within:
- the nadC gene encoding carboxylating nicotinate-nucleotide diphosphorylase: MNELTREILAEGGLDVTDVLRVVDTALSEDLRYGADATTQATVPDGVVSTAAFTPRVAGTLAGVGPALAVLDRVLDAYEVLERRVDGSWLAAGEPALVVRGPVRGLLTAERTALNLLCHLSGIATTTAAWVSEVEGTGCAIRDSRKTLPGLRLLEKYAVRCGGGVNHRFGLGDAVLIKDNHVVAAGSVTAALRAAREHAAELACEVEVDDLTQLEEALRAGADEVLLDNFTPARCAEAVRLRDELGSKARLESSGGLRLENAREYAESGVDYLAVGALTHSAPALDLGMDLG